Proteins encoded by one window of Lathyrus oleraceus cultivar Zhongwan6 chromosome 1, CAAS_Psat_ZW6_1.0, whole genome shotgun sequence:
- the LOC127091027 gene encoding uncharacterized protein LOC127091027 yields the protein MAEYEACIFGIKVVIDLRIKILEVYRDATLVVSYVKRDWDTRDHKLIPYKEHVLKRIPYFYETTFHHIAREDNQLADTLATLASMFKVKWKNEAPSFHLNYLDEPAYCFAAKDEIDSYPWFYDIMRFIECQEYSMNASIIDKNYLRKLSSNFFLSGWVLYKRYYDSVLLRCVNKQEAN from the coding sequence atggcggagtacgaggcttgtatctttgGTATTAAAGTTGTgattgatcttaggatcaaaatccTTGAAGTCTATAGAGATGCAACCTTGGTTGTTAGCTATGTCAAACGAGATTGGGACACTAGAGATCACAAGCTCATCCCTTACAAAGAGCATGTCCTGAAACGGATCCCTTACTTTTACGAGACTACTTTTCACCATATTGCTCGAGAAGATAATCAGCTAGCCGACACCTTGGCAACTTTGGCGTCCATGTTTAAGGTCAAGTGGAAAAATGAAGCACCATCCTTTCACCTCAACTACTTGGATGAGCCCGCTTACTGTTTTGCAGCCAAAGACGAAATTGACAGTTATCCTTGGTTCTATGATATCATGAGATTCATAGAATGCCAAGAATATTCAATGAACGCATCCATTATCGACAAGAATTACCTTCGGAAACTGTCTTCCAACTTTTTCTTAAGTGGATGGGTATTGTACAAGAGATATTATGATTCGGTTTTGCTAagatgtgtgaacaagcaagAAGCAAACTAA